The DNA sequence AGCGTTTAGAAGCATTGAAAAAGGATCTGACAAAACAAGGCTTATTCAATATGGAACATAAAAAACCGATTCCTAAGTTTCCTAAGAAAATAGCTGTCTTAACTGCCAGTACCGGTGCAGCTATCAGAGATATCCATTCTACAATTAACAGTCGTTTCCCGCTTGTTGAACAAATTCAAATCAGCACATTAGTACAAGGGGATCAGGCTAAAAAGGATATCGTTGAAAAATTAGAATATGCAGATACATTAGGGGCTGATGTAATTATTTTAGGCCGCGGCGGCGGTTCAATTGAAGATTTATGGAACTTTAACGAAGAAGAAGTTGTCAGAGCCATCTTCAATAATAAAACACCTGTTATATCAGCTGTAGGCCATGAAACAGACTTTACACTCAGCGATTTTGTGGCAGATGTGAGAGCTGCTACACCGACACAAGCTGCAGTTATAGCTACACCAGACCAAGTGGAGTTAAGCCAATATATCAAACAGATGGAGTTGAATCTGTCACGCCATATTGTGCAATTAATCAACAATCAGAAAAAACACTTAGAACATGTAGCTTCATACTATAAGTTTAAACAACCTTCTTTATTGTATGATCAACAAATACAAAGACGTGATGATTTAGAGCGTCAACTTAATATCAGTATGAACAATCAGCTGACAAGTCTGCGTCAACGCTTAGATTTGCTGAATAACCGTATTAACATCAGAGATTTGCAGCAATTGGCGCAACAATCAAAAACATATAAAACACAATTAGACGATACGATGAATAAAGCGATTCAAAATATTCTTCATAATGCTAAATCTAATTTAGCGCAGCGCTTAGAAAGTTTAAACAACCTGAGCCCGACAAATACTATGCTGCGCGGATATACGATTGTTAATAAAGATGATCAAGTGATTACAAGTACACAAGCATTAAAAACTAATGATAATATCAGCTTAACGATGAAAGATGGCGAAG is a window from the Staphylococcus sp. IVB6181 genome containing:
- the xseA gene encoding exodeoxyribonuclease VII large subunit, producing the protein MSDYLSVTALTKYIKYKFDQDPHLQSVLLKGELSNFKKHSSGHLYFNLKDNNSVVNAMMFKAQASKLDFSPKEGDEVLIEARVSVYERRGNYQIYVNKMHLDGVGNLYQRLEALKKDLTKQGLFNMEHKKPIPKFPKKIAVLTASTGAAIRDIHSTINSRFPLVEQIQISTLVQGDQAKKDIVEKLEYADTLGADVIILGRGGGSIEDLWNFNEEEVVRAIFNNKTPVISAVGHETDFTLSDFVADVRAATPTQAAVIATPDQVELSQYIKQMELNLSRHIVQLINNQKKHLEHVASYYKFKQPSLLYDQQIQRRDDLERQLNISMNNQLTSLRQRLDLLNNRINIRDLQQLAQQSKTYKTQLDDTMNKAIQNILHNAKSNLAQRLESLNNLSPTNTMLRGYTIVNKDDQVITSTQALKTNDNISLTMKDGEVDAIVKKVRCNKDEQ